One Capsicum annuum cultivar UCD-10X-F1 chromosome 2, UCD10Xv1.1, whole genome shotgun sequence genomic window carries:
- the LOC107861073 gene encoding RING-H2 finger protein ATL73 has protein sequence MDKPLMMTPTQSPIMSLDAKTPFLDHQPQNINESALNINMAVIIAALICALLCALGLNSMLQCVFQCTQRTISEPVEWVASKRVNTGLKKKDMIALPTSTYNNNANSSSSGSCTSSSSCAICLLDFMDGERIRVLPQCSHSFHVACVDKWLLSHSSCPTCRLHLKSSNCLEILTAL, from the coding sequence atGGATAAACCCCTCATGATGACTCCAACACAAAGCCCCATCATGAGCCTAGATGCCAAAACCCCTTTTCTTGATCATCAACCCCAGAACATTAATGAAAGTGCACTAAACATCAACATGGCAGTGATCATTGCAGCCCTAATATGTGCTTTGCTTTGTGCTCTTGGCCTAAACTCCATGTTACAATGTGTGTTTCAATGCACTCAAAGGACTATCTCTGAGCCAGTTGAATGGGTAGCTTCAAAGAGAGTGAACACTGGGCTTAAGAAGAAAGATATGATTGCTTTGCCAACATCTACTTATAATAATAATGCAAATTCTTCTTCATCTGGTTCAtgcacatcatcatcatcatgtgctATTTGCTtgttggatttcatggatggAGAGAGAATTAGGGTTCTCCCTCAATGTAGCCACTCATTCCATGTTGCTTGTGTTGATAAATGGCTACTCTCACATTCTTCTTGCCCTACTTGTAGGCTTCATCTCAAGTCTAGCAATTGTTTAGAAATTTTAACAGCTCTTTAA
- the LOC107858891 gene encoding polygalacturonase QRT3 — protein sequence MMPPFSCLVAFLFFLLHYFMVVKEANASLRELKLYEFQKGLEHKHFPYSSSFIYSSSPSNSPQPSLPTYSPKKSEGRVVFPIGYGADPTGTSDSSEAIKEAIDDALKLQNGFVLLPGISDLGGLIIDFQGGNFRINTPIVFPPGIGNIVVKGGTLRASDTFPGDRHLIELWSQDSPKLHKDYISHHSDIFDRRDQNVAIRYEGITFRDILFDSGYRGGGLYVVDSARIRVTSCFFVHFSTEGVLVQRGHETFISNTFMGQHPTVGGDRGERDFSGIAIDLASNDNAITDVTIFSSAIGIVLRGEANIVTGVHCYNKATYFGGVGILVKASQNRIDNCYLDYNSIVIEDPFLVHISNGYFLGEGNVVLKAIYGRIFGLNVVNNMFSGNPSKMTPILTLDGQFNDIDQVVIDQNNVNGMSVKSTAGKLSVAGNGTKWVADFSSILVFPNKINHVQYSFYCRGGVVGFPAHAVTNVSSNVVVIESEKTVDGVVSVFVDQHNIVGEKNFLM from the exons ATGATGCCTCCATTTTCTTGTTTAGTAGCattcttattttttctacttCATTATTTTATGGTTGTGAAAGAGGCAAATGCATCTCTTAGAGAGTTGAAGCTTTATGAATTTCAAAAAGGACTTGAACACAAACATTTCCCTTATTCTTCCTCTTTCATCTATTCTTCATCACCTTCAAATTCCCCACAACCTTCTCTTCCCACCTACAGTCCCAAAAAG AGTGAAGGAAGGGTTGTTTTTCCCATAGGGTATGGAGCAGATCCAACAGGGACAAGTGATAGCAGTGAAGCCATAAAGGAAGCtattgatgatgccttgaaatTGCAAAATGGATTTGTGTTGCTGCCTGGTATTAGTGATCTTGGTGGTCTCATTATTGATTTTCAAGGTGGAAATTTCAGAATCAACACTCCTATTGTATTTCCACCTGGTATTGGCAACATTGTG GTAAAAGGGGGAACACTGAGAGCATCAGACACATTTCCAGGCGATAGGCACCTAATTGAACTATGGTCACAAGATTCCCCCAAGCTTCATAAGGACTACATTTCCCACCATAGTGACATTTTTGATCGACGGGATCAAAATGTCGCGATTCGCTATGAGGGCATTACGTTTCGTGACATCCTCTTTGACTCAGGCTATCGAGGAGGAGGTCTATATGTCGTTGACTCGGCTAGAATTCGCGTAACCAGTTGCTTTTTCGTTCACTTTAGTACGGAAGGTGTCCTCGTTCAAAGAGGCCACGAGACATTTATATCGAACACGTTCATGGGACAACATCCAACCGTTGGTGGTGATAGAGGTGAGAGGGATTTCTCAGGCATAGCCATTGATCTTGCTAGCAATGACAATGCCATTACTGATGTTACAATTTTCTCATCAGCAATTGGGATTGTACTTAGGGGTGAGGCAAATATTGTCACAGGGGTGCATTGTTACAACAAGGCAACATATTTTGGTGGGGTTGGGATTTTAGTTAAAGCATCCCAAAACAGGATAGATAACTGTTACCTTGACTATAACTCTATAGTCATTGAAGACCCTTTCTTAGTTCACATCTCAAATGGGTATTTTCTTGGAGAGGGTAACGTTGTTTTGAAAGCGATTTACGGTCGAATTTTCGGACTAAACGTTGTTAACAACATGTTTAGTGGAAACCCTTCAAAAAtgactccaattttgactttggaTGGACAGTTCAATGACATTGATCAAGTTGTTATTGACCAAAATAATGTGAATGGCATGAGCGTGAAGTCTACTGCTGGAAAATTGAGTGTTGCTGGAAATGGAACGAAGTGGGTGGCtgatttttcatcaattcttGTATTTCCTAATAAGATAAATCATGTACAATATTCATTTTATTGTAGAGGAGGGGTGGTTGGATTTCCAGCACATGCTGTAACAAATGTATCAAGTAATGTTGTGGTTATTGAGAGTGAAAAAACAGTTGATGGAGTGGTGTCAGTTTTTGTCGACCAACATAATATTGTGGGTGAAAAGAATTTTCTCATGTGA